A stretch of the Candidatus Hydrogenedentota bacterium genome encodes the following:
- a CDS encoding type I restriction endonuclease subunit R, which produces FINGGKKIIITTLQKFPFVLDELGNSHRERRYAIIIDEAHSSQGGRTAAQMSMALSNVATEETETSDAIIARIIQQRRMIDNASYFGFTATPKGRTLELFGTEVRIGSEKKFVAFDTYTMKQAIQEGFIMDVLQNYTPVESYWRLAKAIEDDPAFDKKKAMKRLRHYAERHALAIR; this is translated from the coding sequence ACTTCATCAACGGCGGCAAGAAAATCATCATCACCACGCTGCAAAAATTCCCGTTCGTGCTGGACGAACTGGGCAACAGCCACCGCGAGCGGCGCTACGCCATCATCATCGACGAAGCCCATTCCAGCCAGGGCGGGCGCACGGCGGCGCAGATGAGCATGGCCTTGTCCAACGTGGCGACGGAGGAAACCGAAACCTCCGACGCAATCATCGCCCGCATCATCCAACAGCGGCGCATGATCGATAACGCCAGCTATTTCGGCTTCACCGCCACCCCCAAGGGCCGCACGCTGGAACTGTTCGGCACGGAAGTACGGATCGGTAGTGAAAAAAAGTTTGTTGCCTTCGACACCTACACCATGAAACAGGCCATCCAGGAAGGCTTCATCATGGACGTGCTCCAGAACTACACCCCGGTGGAAAGCTACTGGCGACTGGCGAAAGCCATCGAAGACGATCCGGCCTTCGACAAGAAAAAGGCCATGAAGCGCCTGCGTCACTACGCGGAACGTCACGCGCTGGCGATCCGCA